Sequence from the Sciurus carolinensis chromosome 1, mSciCar1.2, whole genome shotgun sequence genome:
tctcccattgtTGTAAATAACTTTTAATGGCCAAACCCcagatttgtactttttttttttttttttctaattgctaaaaCCATTCTCTTCCACCTGGTTTTACTGTAACATTTGGAAAAGGAATAAATGTCATCCCTTTAGTGGTGCTTTAATGAGTGGTCTTCTGGGGGTAAGGTGAGGAGACTGGTAGATATCTTAAAGGGTTTTAAAAAGGTAGGTTCATGGGGGTTTTTTGTGGAAGCTGTCCAGAAGGCACACCAACCAGCAGGAAAGTAGAGCTGAAATCCACTCAGGGACACTGCCAGGAAACAAAAGCTCAGGAGGGTGTagaaatgtaccattttattACAAATAGtctcacaaaaatgaaaatagtatcTTAGAAAGGAAGCTAGACTACTGACCTCCACCTGCAGAACTGGGGGAAGACAGGGCAGTGTGAGTTTCTTGGCTCTTAAGGCCAGTGGGAAGGTCTGAGAACAGAACCAATCTAAAAATGGCTGATGTTAGGAGTCTGAAAAGTACAGGGGGTCCCTGACGACCCACCTGTCCCTTTTAGAACACTTGGTAAGGGCACTTTTCCTAAGCTACTAAACAGGCCCTTGTCATTTGGGATTTTGATCTGCACCCTTCATGGTTCAAAAGACTTGGGGAGGGATGAGGAACAAGGCATGGAAGTTTCCTCAGCACAGTTGCCTTGGGATCAGGGCCCTGGTTCCTATCTAGTCCCTGgggacatttatattttatatattttatataaatacacagagaaatagaaaatataaaaatctgagGGATTGGAGGAGAAAGGTGGGGAACTTGGTCAAAAGCCAAAGCTGGAGAAGTCTGTTCAGGCCAACTTGACCTCCTCTTTGACCCTGTGGAGAAAGCAGAGACTGGCATGAGATAAACCACCCGGGAGGCCTAGAGACAAAAGTGTGGACACAAAGCACTTCCACAGGACCCTGGCTGCCCAGGTGACTGGGGGGCTGGGACTTCCTAGCTCTGCCTAGAACTGCAGAGACAGACAGACTGGTCCCTGAAAGAGGCCTTTGTAAGCAAGACCAGCTGTCCCTGTGCCTTCCCTCAGAGTGGTGGGACAAAGGGGCTGATGCTCCAATGCCAGGGAGATGGCAGACAGCTCCTTCCTCACCCTTTGGCTTCTGGCTTCTCCTCCTtggttttctcctcttctgtgaCTTCTAGAACATAAGAGTGCAGAGACGGACAAGGGTAGCCCCTCTGGAAAGACCTAGGGGGTCTTCACTTACCCCTAACACCCCTTCCCCAATACCATAGCTTATCGGgcatagaataagaaaaaaagccCATCCCAGATCCTTCCAGTGAGCCCTGTTGAAAACAAACCGGTTGGACTGGTTTCCCAGCCTGATAGAGTCAGAACCTAGTGGGTGGAGGCAGCCCCCTGGGAAACTGGGGTGAAGTGCTGAGAAAAGGGCCCCGGTGGTATGTGAAAGCCAGGCTCAGTCAGCCAGCAGAGATGACGgagtttttcattgttttgtggGCTCTGCCACTTCTGGGAGCCACTGAAAGGCCAAGGAGCTAGTGCCCCTTCGGAGCTGGCAGGGTCTGAGTCATCTCCCTCCTCCTGGTGCCCTACATATATTGATCCTCCTCCAGGGCCCAGGGCTCAAGACCCAAGTCCCAGCCTAACCCAAACTCACCTTTCTTCTCCTCTgggtctttctctttttcatcctCTGTTTTGACTCTCTTGGCTTTTTTGAAGTTGGAAGAGTTTTTTCGGccaccctctccttcctcctcggAGTCAGAGAATTCTTCCTCACAGGCAATTCGTTTGTCAGAGGAACAGACTGGGAGACAGTGGATGGAAAGAATGGGTAAGAGGGCAGGGGGCTGTTTACCTTAGGATCTGTGCTCAGTACTCTCCTGTGTGTCCtccaagagaaggaaaagggggcCTTGGATTCCCTAACCTGTACCTACAGGAACTTGAAACAGGTGTCTCCACAGGCAGGTGGCCTGGGGGAATGAGTGGAGGGAAGTCAGCTTCCTACTAAATGGAAAGGGTCTGGGTCTTACTTGAGATGCGCTTGTCAGGGTCGTCCTCATCCTCATCACCACTCTCCTCTGGGATGGCATCCTCAGGAATGGCCTGCATTTGGACCCCAGGTGCGTGGGGCAGCATCCTCAGGTTCTCAAAGAGCCGCTGTCTATGGCCAATGGGAGAAAGGGTAGCTGGGCTCTGGTTAGGGACAAACCTTTTCAATCAAAAGGCAGTCAGGGGATAGACTCACTTTATCTTCTCCAGGTACTCGTTCGTGTTCTGGTTAGTCATATTGGAAGGACTAATGTGAAGCTTGAAATCTGGTCCGAAGTACTCGAAGTAGTCATTGTATGGAAGCTCTGGTTGGGGCAAGGGAGAAGACAGTCAGGCCTAGCTGCCACAGGACCCTGAGAAAATCATCTACAGGTTTCTCTGGGTCTGTTCACCCatctataaaagagaaaaggatgcCTTTGAGATAGGACGAAACTTGGGTGCCTctgggattttaatttttgtaatacCATTCTCCAGTGTACACACTGTGGTATATGTGTCACTAGGAAAGGAAGGCCCAAACCCCTGGTTTAGGACACTTTAAGTAACACTCATTATGAGCATTCCTTTCGTTCATTAACCGGGTTAGCCTACTGAGTAGAAATTCCAAAGCTGTAAATAATCACTGATAATTTTGCCCAGACTCAAAGCAGGAGGGGGACCATCAAAAAGGACTAGTGAGAAAAACATGGCTATGTTCTGTCACAAGAGGATAGACAGGAGACTCAACAATTAGTATGAGAGGAGAGGTCCTGTAACCAATGGGCATATGTTTGTGAACTCCTGCCCAGCACGACCTGGCCCTGGAGATAGTACCATTGGGGATCTCTGTGTCCAGGGCCACAGCTGTTTCATATGTCCAGCACCGGGCCACATTACGAATGGTGTAACCACCTCCTCCCAGCATCAGCATAGGCAGGTTGAAGCTCTTGACAAACTCCACACACTTGGCGTGCCCTTTGGGGGAAAAAGGGGTTCTGGGTTACAGGAGCACCCAGCAGGACCCTGCCCACCCATGCTTGTACTACCTGCTCTCACCTTTGATGGTCAGATTGAAGCAACCTAACCGATCCCCAGACAGGGAGTCTGAACCACACTGTAAGACCACCGCACTAGGCTGGAACATCTCCATTACTTTGGACATGACCTAAAAGGACACATCCTGGTCACCGTCAACCTCAAGAAAAGCTACATGAGGTTCAGGGGTAGGAAGGGagggtaaagcacttgcttctTATCACCCACTCCCACCTTTCTGCTCTCCCTCATGCTGCGGGGTGCAGAGTGGGACTTTTCTCATTTGAAAGGATTTCCAAGACACTTCTAGTTCTAATAACTCTGAACCTTGAATGGCCTCCCTGTCAACTCCCTAATCTTCATGTCACTGCCCAAGCTCCGGTGCCACTTCCTTTAGGAAGCTTCCCGACCATTAGCTCCATCTGCTTTGCTCATTTCGTCCTACAGACTTTGAGCATCGCCTGGCAAGGAGGCACTTCACTTTTGTGTATCTTGTTCTCACTAGAGTCTAATGTTAGTGAGGACTGAAACCATAACTCAGACTTCAGTCACGCTTACTACTAGTCCTTCATTAGGTCAGTACTCAACAGCTTCCTGTTCCTTGTAGGTGAAGATTGAGCTTCTCTGCGTGGCACTCAAGGCTCCCTTTTAAGTACAGACTCCATGTACTTGAAAAACATCCTTTTCCCTCTACCTCCTCAACCCTCCGCCCTCACATCACATTGCTCTAGTGCTGCTCTATACTGGCACCTCTGCACTTAGGCAGGTGCTGTTCCTTCTACCAAACGCCATTCCTTCAGCCCCGACCTCCTCCCTCACATGGAGAAGTCCGgcttaaatgtcacctcctccGTGGACTCCTCCTTGACTACCTCCTTCCAGCCCAGGCAGCAGTTTATCTCACTCTCTGCTCACCCCTCAGAAACACAGGCACTAGGACAGACTGCCTGAGGACTCCAGCCCCAGAACATGCCAGACAGCCTTTCCAGAATCCTGGATGGGCTTTCTCAGACAAAGCCAGTCTGCAAGGACTGGATAAGTCTCTACTTCAAACATGCAGTCATCAATGAGAAACATGAAAAATCCAGGAaacagcaccaccaaaaaattaaaataataatttcccaGGAGCTGATCCCATAGAAATGGAGATATAAAACAGTACTGACCACATGCTGTTGTGTTAGTGCCTGCCTCCCCTACCACAGACTGTGAGGGCAAAGATCACGCCTTAGCTGTTCTTGTACACAGCAGAGGGCCTGACCCCCAGAAGACTTCAACAAATGTTTGGATGACTTCTGTTCCCCTAACTGGCCACACTACAATGGGTTGAAACACCTCTCATTTCCCAATTAGCTGTGGGAAGGGAACCCTGAGATAGGGTGGGGTGCTTTGCTACCCTTCCCCTAGACCAACCCCATCTGTATCCCAAGGGGTGGATAAAGTCACTTACCGGCTTGAAAATGGCCTCATAGGACTCGTCATCAATCCCATCTCGGAGTGGGTAGTTAACAGCATAATACTTGCCTTTGCCAGCCCCAATATCCTAATCAAGAGGGACATTAAAGTAAAACTGAAAGATGAAGCTAGGAAGAAGTTCAAGGATGGGGCTGGAAGGCTAAGGAAAGAGGTGACAGTTCTTGGAGAGTCAAGC
This genomic interval carries:
- the Hdac1 gene encoding histone deacetylase 1, with the protein product MAQTQGTRRKVCYYYDGDVGNYYYGQGHPMKPHRIRMTHNLLLNYGLYRKMEIYRPHKANAEEMTKYHSDDYIKFLRSIRPDNMSEYSKQMQRFNVGEDCPVFDGLFEFCQLSTGGSVASAVKLNKQQTDIAVNWAGGLHHAKKSEASGFCYVNDIVLAILELLKYHQRVLYIDIDIHHGDGVEEAFYTTDRVMTVSFHKYGEYFPGTGDLRDIGAGKGKYYAVNYPLRDGIDDESYEAIFKPVMSKVMEMFQPSAVVLQCGSDSLSGDRLGCFNLTIKGHAKCVEFVKSFNLPMLMLGGGGYTIRNVARCWTYETAVALDTEIPNELPYNDYFEYFGPDFKLHISPSNMTNQNTNEYLEKIKQRLFENLRMLPHAPGVQMQAIPEDAIPEESGDEDEDDPDKRISICSSDKRIACEEEFSDSEEEGEGGRKNSSNFKKAKRVKTEDEKEKDPEEKKEVTEEEKTKEEKPEAKGVKEEVKLA